In Epinephelus lanceolatus isolate andai-2023 chromosome 16, ASM4190304v1, whole genome shotgun sequence, one DNA window encodes the following:
- the LOC117264191 gene encoding relaxin-3 receptor 1-like: MSNTDLERLEFFNSILNGCGVGPSCNNSLIFNNTCFDNGLEIFDDDGSPWLRIVISVVYFVVATAGVVGNLLVMFLLYSTHTITTGTINFFVFNLALAHLLFSLVLPFWAIDIALDYSWPFGRATCKAVSLLTGLNVFASCFFLTAMSLTRYCYVATALKPSTSQCSRSCTSPVATIFIWAGALIAAAPRAVFADLKNVGNDTACLLRFPDGTALLGINQLLRVVLGFLLPYATIILSYLLLLRFLCRHKVKGSNSRRKTDISKSVAVVVLSFCACWFPYNVLTFWSVLIQLDIVGISPSFYSAQTYFFPLANCLAFASSCFNPVIYCLVRKEYRVALHNMICKLSLAFMSKMPYGINSEEASGQTGQLAIPLNNMYSETIQTDTRSYAPLSTLPAVVFTLKSHNQH, translated from the coding sequence atgtcaaacactgaCTTGGAGAGACTTGAGTTTTTCAACAGTATCCTGAATGGTTGCGGTGTAGGGCCATCCTGTAATAACTCTCTGATTTTCAACAACACATGTTTTGATAATGGGCTGGAGATTTTTGATGATGATGGATCTCCCTGGCTAAGGATAGTCATCTCTGTGGTGTACTTTGTTGTGGCTACAGCCGGAGTGGTGGGGAATTTATTAGTGATGTTCTTGCTGTATTCGACTCACACCATCACAACAGGCACCATCAACTTCTTTGTGTTCAACCTAGCTTTGGCTCATTTGCTGTTCTCCCTAGTCCTGCCATTTTGGGCCATAGACATTGCACTGGACTACAGCTGGCCCTTTGGCCGGGCTACGTGCAAGGCTGTGTCCTTACTCACTGGGCTCAATGTCTTTGCTAGCTGCTTTTTCCTGACAGCTATGAGTTTGACCCGGTACTGCTATGTGGCTACTGCTCTCAAACCCAGCACCTCCCAGTGCAGTAGATCTTGCACTTCTCCGGTGGCCACAATTTTTATCTGGGCTGGAGCACTCATAGCAGCGGCTCCCCGTGCAGTGTTTGCAGACCTGAAAAATGTAGGCAACGACACAGCATGTCTGCTCCGTTTCCCAGATGGTACAGCCTTGCTTGGAATAAACCAGCTCCTGCGAGTGGTGCTGGGATTTCTGCTGCCCTACGCCACCATAATCCTCTCCTACCTACTTCTGCTGCGCTTCCTCTGTCGGCATAAAGTGAAGGGCAGCAACTCTCGGCGAAAGACTGATATTTCAAAATCTGTGGCAGTGGTGGTGCTTTCATTCTGTGCCTGCTGGTTCCCCTACAATGTCCTCACATTTTGGAGTGTCCTGATCCAACTTGATATTGTTGGTATCAGCCCCTCATTCTACTCGGCTCAAACATACTTTTTCCCTCTGGCCAACTGCTTGGCTTTCGCCAGCAGCTGCTTTAACCCCGTCATCTACTGCCTGGTGAGAAAAGAATACCGTGTTGCCCTCCATAACATGATCTGCAAATTGAGCCTGGCTTTTATGTCCAAGATGCCCTATGGCATTAATTCTGAGGAGGCGTCGGGACAAACTGGGCAGCTGGCCATTCCACTCAATAACATGTACAGCGAGACAATCCAAACTGACACACGGAGCTATGCACCTCTGTCAACTCTTCCAGCAGTGGTGTTCACCCTGAAAAGCCACAACCAACACTAA